Proteins encoded in a region of the Candidatus Macondimonas diazotrophica genome:
- the sufT gene encoding putative Fe-S cluster assembly protein SufT, translating into MYSQQADYATLSRDCLGVLIPAGDTVVLPEGADVRITQALGGSFTVYYGGNLVRIAGKDADALGREVPAGPELPEDADDAAVESCIEDQLKTCFDPEIPINIVDLGLIYDRMVEVLPEGGRAVHIRMTLTAPGCGMGDILADEVRAKVAAVPTVKRVSVELTFDPPWDQSRMSEAARLQTGMY; encoded by the coding sequence ATGTACTCGCAACAAGCCGACTACGCTACGCTGTCCCGGGATTGTCTGGGCGTGCTGATTCCAGCGGGGGATACGGTGGTGCTCCCGGAAGGCGCCGATGTCCGCATCACGCAGGCGCTGGGTGGCAGCTTTACCGTGTATTACGGCGGCAATCTGGTGCGAATCGCCGGCAAGGATGCCGATGCGCTGGGCCGCGAAGTACCAGCCGGTCCGGAGTTGCCGGAGGATGCCGATGATGCGGCCGTGGAATCCTGCATCGAGGATCAGCTCAAGACGTGTTTCGACCCCGAGATTCCGATCAACATCGTCGATCTGGGATTGATCTACGACCGGATGGTGGAGGTGCTCCCGGAAGGTGGGCGTGCCGTACATATCCGCATGACCCTGACGGCGCCCGGCTGCGGCATGGGCGACATTCTGGCTGATGAAGTGCGTGCCAAGGTGGCTGCCGTGCCGACGGTGAAACGGGTGAGCGTGGAGCTCACCTTTGATCCGCCCTGGGATCAGAGCCGCATGTCCGAAGCGGCACGATTGCAGACCGGGATGTACTGA
- the atpE gene encoding F0F1 ATP synthase subunit C — translation MEALIAQIQANTVLTVGIIFGLAAVGTAIGFALLGGKFLEGVARQPELAGMLQTRMFIIAGLLDAVSIIGVAMGLLMMFANPFLAALG, via the coding sequence ATGGAAGCTCTCATCGCCCAGATCCAGGCCAATACCGTCTTGACGGTCGGCATCATTTTCGGTCTCGCCGCAGTTGGCACCGCAATTGGTTTCGCCCTGCTGGGCGGCAAGTTCCTCGAAGGTGTAGCCCGTCAGCCTGAACTGGCCGGCATGCTGCAAACCCGCATGTTCATCATTGCGGGTCTTCTGGACGCCGTCTCCATTATCGGCGTGGCCATGGGCCTTTTGATGATGTTCGCCAATCCGTTCCTGGCCGCGCTGGGCTGA
- the atpB gene encoding F0F1 ATP synthase subunit A, with translation MASAEHTAHSPQEYVTHHLTGWTAGEGFWTFNIDTLLMSAVLGALLVVTFAIAARRATVGVPGPLQNMVESVIEFIEGVVHETFHGESRLIAPLALTIFCLVLLWNTMDLIPVDFFPMIAGWFGVEYFRPVPSADMSATFGLSFTVFLLIIIYSIKGKGVGGYLEELLFHPFGKYLVPFNLILNAVELLAKPLSLGLRLFGNLYAGELIFVLIALLPWWAQWGPGGAWAIFHLLVIPLQAFIFMTLTVVYLGMAHAKH, from the coding sequence ATGGCCAGCGCTGAACATACCGCTCACTCTCCCCAGGAGTACGTGACGCACCACTTGACCGGGTGGACCGCAGGGGAAGGTTTCTGGACCTTCAACATCGATACGCTGCTGATGTCTGCCGTGCTCGGGGCTCTGCTGGTCGTCACCTTTGCGATCGCTGCCCGCCGGGCGACCGTCGGTGTTCCGGGGCCGCTCCAGAACATGGTCGAGTCCGTTATCGAATTCATCGAAGGCGTCGTGCATGAAACCTTCCATGGTGAAAGTCGTCTCATTGCGCCCTTGGCGCTGACGATTTTCTGTCTGGTTCTGTTGTGGAATACGATGGACCTGATTCCGGTTGACTTCTTCCCGATGATTGCCGGCTGGTTCGGCGTGGAATATTTCCGCCCTGTGCCTTCGGCTGACATGAGCGCCACCTTCGGGCTGTCGTTTACGGTGTTCCTGCTGATCATCATCTACAGTATCAAGGGCAAGGGTGTCGGCGGCTATCTGGAAGAGCTGCTATTCCACCCGTTCGGTAAATACTTGGTGCCGTTCAATCTGATTCTGAATGCCGTAGAACTGCTTGCCAAGCCGCTGTCTCTCGGGCTGCGACTGTTCGGCAACCTCTATGCCGGCGAACTGATTTTTGTCTTGATTGCCCTGCTGCCTTGGTGGGCGCAGTGGGGGCCCGGCGGTGCCTGGGCCATCTTCCATCTCCTGGTCATCCCGTTGCAGGCGTTCATTTTCATGACCCTCACGGTGGTGTACCTGGGTATGGCCCACGCCAAGCATTAA
- a CDS encoding cysteine desulfurase has protein sequence MTAFQSASLPDAYDVAGVRTDFPILDQLIHGQRLVYLDNAATAQKPRAVLEAMDRYYREANANVHRGVHTLSERATALYEGARDRTRGFLNAREREEIIFVRGTTEGINLVAQSYARPRLGPGDEILITHLEHHSNTVPWQMVCEQTGATLKVVPITADGAVDLAAFEQLLGPKTRIFAVAHVSNALGTVNPVAEMTARARTAGAVVLIDGAQGVPHQLVDVQALDCDFYAFSAHKLYGPTGIGVLYGRRELLESMPPWQGGGDMIRTVRFAGSTWNDLPYKFEAGTPAIAEAVGMGAAMDYVAALGLERIAVHEADLLSYAVAQLAEIDGLRFIGTAPVRAGVVSFVLDGVHPHDLGTILDHAGVAIRAGHHCAMPVMEFYGVPATARASFACYNTRADVDALVKALRGATELFGGRR, from the coding sequence ATGACAGCATTTCAATCAGCGAGTCTGCCCGATGCCTATGATGTGGCAGGGGTGCGGACGGATTTTCCCATTCTTGACCAGCTCATCCATGGTCAGCGGCTGGTGTATCTGGACAATGCGGCGACGGCGCAGAAGCCGCGCGCGGTACTCGAGGCCATGGATCGCTACTATCGCGAGGCCAATGCCAACGTCCATCGGGGGGTGCATACGCTATCCGAGCGCGCCACGGCCTTGTATGAGGGCGCGCGTGACCGGACCCGGGGATTTCTCAATGCGCGGGAGCGCGAAGAGATCATCTTCGTGCGGGGGACGACCGAAGGCATCAACCTCGTTGCCCAGAGCTATGCCCGTCCGCGTCTGGGGCCGGGCGACGAGATCCTGATCACGCATTTGGAACACCATTCCAATACCGTGCCTTGGCAAATGGTGTGCGAGCAAACGGGCGCGACCCTCAAAGTGGTCCCCATCACTGCGGATGGAGCGGTGGATTTGGCGGCGTTTGAGCAGCTGCTGGGGCCGAAAACCCGCATTTTCGCCGTGGCGCACGTATCCAACGCACTGGGCACGGTCAATCCGGTTGCGGAGATGACGGCGCGGGCGCGGACCGCCGGTGCGGTGGTGCTGATCGACGGCGCCCAGGGCGTTCCTCATCAGCTCGTCGATGTGCAGGCCCTGGATTGCGATTTCTACGCTTTTTCTGCGCACAAGCTCTATGGCCCAACCGGGATCGGCGTGCTCTACGGCCGCCGCGAGTTGCTCGAATCGATGCCCCCCTGGCAGGGCGGAGGCGACATGATCCGCACCGTGCGCTTCGCCGGCAGCACGTGGAACGACCTGCCCTACAAGTTCGAGGCGGGCACGCCTGCGATCGCCGAAGCCGTGGGGATGGGCGCAGCGATGGATTATGTGGCCGCACTCGGGCTTGAACGCATTGCGGTGCATGAGGCCGACCTGCTGAGCTATGCCGTGGCTCAACTGGCCGAGATCGACGGCTTGCGCTTCATCGGTACCGCGCCGGTACGTGCCGGTGTAGTGTCGTTCGTGCTGGACGGCGTTCATCCCCATGATCTGGGGACCATTCTCGATCATGCCGGAGTGGCGATTCGGGCAGGGCACCACTGCGCGATGCCGGTCATGGAGTTCTACGGCGTGCCGGCAACGGCACGTGCTTCTTTTGCCTGTTACAACACCCGTGCCGACGTCGATGCCCTGGTAAAGGCATTGCGTGGCGCGACGGAACTGTTCGGGGGGCGACGTTGA
- a CDS encoding F0F1 ATP synthase subunit B, which yields MGINATLIGQMITFGLFVWFMMKFVWPPLTQAMQERQRRIAEGLAAAEQGNTQLERSRQEIESTLQAARQQAAEILAQANRRGTEMVEQAKLAAKEEGERQIRSAEALIAQEVAQAREALRREVADLATTGAGRILKREIDPAAHRDLVDDLVGQI from the coding sequence GTGGGCATCAACGCCACTCTGATCGGCCAGATGATCACCTTCGGGTTGTTCGTGTGGTTCATGATGAAGTTCGTCTGGCCGCCCTTGACTCAAGCCATGCAGGAGCGTCAGCGGCGCATCGCCGAGGGGCTGGCTGCGGCTGAACAAGGCAATACACAGCTGGAGCGCTCCCGACAGGAGATCGAAAGCACGCTGCAGGCTGCACGCCAGCAGGCCGCCGAAATTCTGGCTCAGGCGAATCGCCGCGGTACCGAGATGGTTGAGCAGGCCAAGCTGGCTGCCAAGGAAGAAGGTGAGCGTCAAATCCGCTCTGCCGAAGCCTTGATTGCGCAGGAAGTTGCGCAGGCTCGTGAAGCGCTGCGCCGTGAGGTGGCTGATCTGGCCACGACGGGCGCTGGCCGGATTCTCAAGCGTGAAATCGATCCGGCCGCCCACCGTGATCTGGTGGACGACTTGGTCGGCCAGATCTGA
- the rsmG gene encoding 16S rRNA (guanine(527)-N(7))-methyltransferase RsmG: protein MSQMQPEDVLAAGVDALGVPVSPGVQASLLAFLRMLVEWNGAYNLTAVRDPVEMVSRHLLDSLTVLPHLCGNSVADVGSGAGLPGIPLAIADPKRRVVLLESNGKKVRFLRHVVGRLGLSQVSVIQARAESTRLSPPVDTVVARAVADLATLCDYARRLGVADVRMVAMKGPDVTAELATLPADFVVQAVLPVVVPGLEAQRHLICLQRTSEQRIEIRDQ, encoded by the coding sequence ATGAGCCAGATGCAGCCAGAGGACGTGTTGGCGGCGGGCGTGGACGCGCTGGGGGTGCCGGTATCGCCCGGCGTTCAGGCAAGCCTGCTCGCGTTCCTGCGCATGCTGGTTGAGTGGAACGGGGCCTATAATCTGACCGCCGTCCGGGATCCTGTGGAGATGGTTAGCCGCCATCTTCTGGATAGTCTGACGGTCTTGCCGCATCTGTGCGGCAACAGCGTCGCCGATGTGGGGAGTGGTGCCGGTCTGCCCGGGATTCCGCTGGCAATCGCTGATCCGAAACGCCGTGTCGTGTTACTGGAGAGCAACGGCAAGAAGGTGCGCTTCCTGCGCCATGTCGTCGGCCGGCTTGGTTTGTCGCAGGTGAGTGTGATTCAGGCGCGTGCGGAGTCGACCCGTCTTTCGCCGCCGGTGGACACCGTCGTCGCGAGGGCGGTGGCCGATTTGGCGACGCTTTGTGACTACGCTCGGCGGCTGGGTGTTGCCGATGTCCGTATGGTCGCCATGAAAGGGCCGGATGTGACGGCGGAGCTGGCGACGCTGCCGGCTGATTTTGTCGTGCAGGCGGTCCTGCCGGTGGTGGTGCCGGGCTTGGAGGCGCAACGGCATTTGATCTGTTTGCAACGGACGAGCGAGCAGCGTATTGAAATCAGAGATCAATGA
- the sufU gene encoding Fe-S cluster assembly sulfur transfer protein SufU, with product MDLRELYQDVIVDHNRNPRNFHPLEGAVRIAEGYNPLCGDKLSVYARIDDGRITDVSFVGSGCAISTASASLMTEAVKGKTVAEAEALFADMHELLTGKTAADAGRLGKLAALAGVKDYPARVKCATLSWHTLHAALQGDLTPVRTE from the coding sequence ATGGATTTGCGCGAGCTGTATCAGGACGTCATCGTCGATCACAATCGCAATCCGCGCAATTTTCACCCGCTCGAAGGCGCGGTTCGGATCGCCGAGGGATACAACCCGTTGTGCGGCGATAAGTTGTCCGTATATGCCCGCATCGACGATGGGCGCATTACGGATGTCAGTTTCGTCGGCAGTGGTTGCGCCATTTCGACGGCATCGGCCAGCCTCATGACCGAGGCGGTCAAGGGCAAGACCGTAGCGGAAGCGGAAGCGTTGTTCGCGGATATGCATGAGTTGCTGACCGGCAAGACAGCGGCCGATGCGGGCCGTCTGGGCAAGCTGGCGGCGCTGGCGGGCGTCAAGGACTATCCGGCTCGGGTCAAGTGCGCCACGCTGTCGTGGCATACGTTGCATGCGGCATTGCAGGGTGACCTGACCCCTGTGCGGACGGAGTGA
- a CDS encoding cupin domain-containing protein: MNAAQWVKMLDLAPHPEGGYFRRTSTSGRTFRRDDGATRPLMTAIYYLLTADRPLGKLHRNQSDIIHFFHSGDPIVYWLLFPDGRLERHLLGPDPLVGHRLQLTVPGGIWKASVLEAGDHGLISEAVAPGFDPVDREMADAGLIERLFPAHWPQLSYLVGRGGS; the protein is encoded by the coding sequence ATGAACGCCGCACAATGGGTGAAAATGCTCGACCTCGCGCCGCATCCCGAGGGTGGATATTTTCGCCGAACCAGCACCAGTGGGCGGACATTTCGGCGCGACGACGGCGCGACGCGGCCCCTGATGACCGCGATCTACTATTTGCTCACGGCCGATCGGCCGTTGGGAAAACTGCATCGCAATCAGTCCGATATCATTCATTTTTTTCATAGCGGCGACCCGATTGTCTATTGGCTATTGTTTCCGGACGGGCGGCTCGAGCGTCATCTTCTGGGGCCGGATCCGTTGGTGGGACATCGATTGCAGTTGACGGTTCCCGGTGGTATCTGGAAGGCGAGCGTGCTGGAGGCGGGTGATCACGGGTTGATCAGCGAAGCTGTAGCGCCTGGATTCGATCCGGTGGACCGCGAAATGGCGGATGCAGGTCTGATCGAACGTCTGTTTCCCGCGCACTGGCCTCAGCTTTCTTATTTGGTTGGCCGGGGTGGATCATGA
- a CDS encoding YbgA family protein has protein sequence MTCDPVPPTPRLTLGISACLLGEPVRYNGGHKRDRYILEKLSPHFDFRPICPEMAIGLGTPRPPLRLVQEGAALRVLGARDPTLDVTSALSAMGQRIASTAHDLSGYIFKARSPSCGVERVKIYDPDGKASRMGRGVYADALLEALPLLPAEEEGRLKDAALRENFIERVVAYRDWQDLLAAGATAEALVQFHTRHKLQLMAHGSAHLRILGRLIAQLAEAPLAQTVDHYGTGFMHTLHYRATRKRHANVLYHAMGYLKKQLGAPDKAELTHAIEAYRVGHVPRIVPITLMRHHLRQHPHPYLIQQVYWDWAPPALGLWNET, from the coding sequence ATGACATGTGATCCGGTCCCTCCCACGCCCCGCCTCACACTAGGCATCAGCGCATGCCTGCTGGGCGAACCCGTCCGCTACAATGGAGGCCACAAGCGCGACCGCTACATTCTCGAGAAACTCTCCCCCCATTTCGATTTTCGCCCCATCTGCCCGGAAATGGCGATCGGCCTGGGGACTCCGCGTCCGCCGCTGCGACTGGTGCAGGAGGGGGCAGCCCTGCGCGTGCTGGGGGCGCGAGACCCCACGCTCGATGTCACCTCAGCGTTGTCCGCAATGGGACAGCGGATCGCGTCAACCGCACACGATCTCAGTGGCTATATTTTCAAGGCCCGCTCGCCGAGCTGCGGTGTGGAGCGTGTCAAGATCTACGATCCGGACGGGAAGGCGTCCCGTATGGGGCGCGGCGTGTACGCCGATGCCCTCCTCGAAGCCTTGCCGCTCCTTCCCGCGGAAGAAGAAGGTCGACTGAAAGATGCCGCCCTACGGGAAAACTTCATCGAGCGCGTCGTTGCCTATCGCGACTGGCAGGATCTACTTGCAGCCGGAGCAACGGCAGAAGCCCTGGTGCAGTTTCACACCCGCCACAAGCTCCAGCTCATGGCGCACGGCAGTGCGCATCTGCGCATTCTGGGTCGCCTGATCGCCCAGCTCGCCGAAGCACCCCTTGCGCAGACGGTGGATCACTATGGCACCGGATTCATGCACACATTGCACTATCGCGCGACGCGCAAGCGCCATGCGAACGTCCTCTACCACGCCATGGGCTATCTCAAAAAGCAACTGGGCGCCCCGGACAAGGCCGAGCTCACCCACGCGATCGAGGCCTACCGCGTCGGCCACGTACCGCGCATCGTACCCATCACGCTGATGCGCCATCACCTGCGCCAACATCCCCATCCCTACCTGATCCAGCAAGTCTATTGGGATTGGGCGCCACCCGCGCTCGGGCTGTGGAACGAGACCTAA
- a CDS encoding ParA family protein — protein sequence MGRIIAIANQKGGVGKTTTTVNLAAALALARQRVLLIDMDPQGNATVGCGLSAENGPATVCEVLLGECALREALQHADKSGFHVLAASGDLTAAEVGLLAESSRERALARALDDASEAFDYVLIDCPPSLNLLTVNALVAAQGVLIPMQCEYYALEGLKALLGTVEGVRRGLNPTLEIEGLLRTMFDPRNRLARDVSEQLLRHFGDRVYRSIVPRNVRLAEAPSYGMPCVLLDRSAQGSAAYLALAGEMLRRHGRSRSQPVNALEGPLL from the coding sequence GTGGGCCGCATAATCGCAATCGCCAATCAGAAGGGCGGCGTGGGGAAAACCACGACCACCGTCAATTTGGCGGCGGCCTTGGCCCTGGCGCGCCAGCGAGTGCTTCTGATCGACATGGATCCGCAGGGTAATGCGACGGTCGGTTGCGGTCTGTCTGCCGAGAATGGGCCGGCAACCGTGTGCGAGGTCCTGCTGGGTGAGTGTGCCTTGCGTGAGGCTTTGCAGCACGCCGATAAATCGGGGTTTCATGTGCTTGCCGCCTCGGGTGACCTGACTGCGGCGGAGGTGGGGCTGTTGGCCGAAAGCAGCCGCGAGCGCGCTTTGGCGCGTGCACTCGATGATGCCAGTGAGGCGTTCGACTACGTATTGATCGATTGTCCGCCGTCACTCAACTTACTGACGGTCAATGCGCTGGTCGCCGCACAAGGCGTCTTGATTCCGATGCAATGTGAATATTACGCACTGGAAGGACTCAAGGCCTTGTTGGGTACCGTCGAAGGCGTACGCCGTGGCCTCAACCCCACGTTGGAGATCGAGGGCCTGCTGCGCACCATGTTCGATCCGCGCAACCGGCTTGCGCGCGATGTGTCCGAGCAGTTGCTGCGTCATTTCGGGGACCGGGTTTATCGCAGCATCGTGCCGCGCAACGTGCGGCTGGCCGAGGCGCCGAGCTATGGCATGCCCTGTGTGTTGCTCGACCGCAGTGCGCAAGGAAGTGCGGCTTATCTGGCATTGGCCGGGGAAATGCTGCGCCGTCATGGCCGGAGTCGGTCGCAGCCGGTCAACGCGCTGGAGGGTCCATTGCTATGA
- a CDS encoding ParB/RepB/Spo0J family partition protein, whose translation MNRKRGLGRGLDALLGGVAMAGPAAPDESLAHLPVERLQRGRYQPRLHMDAEALSELAESIQTQGVVQPIVVRPVENGYEIIAGERRWRAAQMAGLREVPCVVREVPDQAAMAIGLIENIQREDLNPMEEAGALARLQHEFSLTHEQIAATVGRSRVAVTNLLRLNELEPPVRKLLEDGKLEMGHGRALLGLKGGAQCEAAAQVFKRKLTVRQTEALVRRMLQPQAAEKTPDPNVMRLERSLSERLGTAVTVQDRGGKGVIRIDYHSLEQLDSLLGFLGHDPEDRFRH comes from the coding sequence ATGAATCGCAAACGAGGTCTGGGGCGGGGTTTGGATGCCCTGCTCGGTGGTGTCGCCATGGCCGGTCCGGCTGCGCCCGACGAATCCTTGGCGCATCTCCCGGTGGAGCGCCTGCAACGGGGACGCTATCAGCCACGGTTGCACATGGACGCCGAGGCGCTGAGCGAATTGGCCGAATCGATTCAAACCCAGGGCGTCGTGCAGCCGATCGTCGTGCGTCCGGTCGAAAACGGTTACGAAATCATCGCCGGAGAACGGCGCTGGCGTGCGGCCCAGATGGCGGGATTGCGTGAAGTACCTTGTGTCGTGCGGGAGGTCCCCGATCAGGCGGCGATGGCGATCGGACTGATCGAGAATATTCAGCGTGAAGATCTCAATCCCATGGAAGAAGCGGGGGCGCTGGCGCGGCTGCAGCACGAATTTTCGCTCACCCATGAACAGATCGCTGCTACCGTCGGACGATCCCGGGTTGCCGTCACCAATCTCCTGCGTCTGAACGAACTGGAGCCACCGGTTCGCAAACTTCTGGAAGACGGGAAGCTGGAAATGGGCCACGGGCGGGCCCTGCTGGGGCTCAAGGGTGGGGCACAGTGCGAGGCCGCAGCGCAGGTATTCAAACGCAAACTCACCGTGCGTCAGACCGAAGCGCTGGTGCGGCGCATGCTGCAGCCCCAGGCGGCTGAGAAGACCCCAGACCCCAATGTCATGCGGCTGGAGCGATCGTTATCCGAACGTCTGGGGACGGCCGTCACCGTCCAAGACCGTGGCGGCAAGGGCGTAATTCGCATCGATTATCATTCTCTTGAGCAGCTAGATAGCCTGCTTGGGTTTCTGGGGCACGATCCGGAAGACCGTTTTCGGCATTGA
- a CDS encoding ATP synthase subunit I, translating to MVGRLFRWQAVVTLGVAALAYMFGGWPAVAAAVMGGSANLLAVTVFAVRMALLPPDASPQRRLAALVRAEAVKWGISIGLFAGAALVFPEHFLVLIVAFMATTGVYWVSLLWEVPEDRQQRG from the coding sequence GTGGTCGGTCGGCTTTTTCGGTGGCAAGCAGTCGTAACGCTGGGCGTTGCCGCACTGGCCTACATGTTCGGAGGCTGGCCTGCCGTTGCGGCGGCAGTTATGGGCGGATCCGCCAATCTTCTGGCCGTGACCGTATTCGCCGTGCGAATGGCACTGTTGCCGCCGGATGCATCACCTCAGCGCCGGCTCGCTGCCTTGGTGCGCGCCGAAGCGGTGAAGTGGGGGATCAGCATCGGTCTTTTCGCGGGTGCCGCGCTGGTTTTCCCGGAGCATTTCTTGGTGCTCATTGTGGCGTTCATGGCAACAACGGGTGTTTACTGGGTCTCCCTCCTGTGGGAGGTTCCCGAGGATAGACAGCAAAGGGGTTGA